A DNA window from Actinomycetota bacterium contains the following coding sequences:
- a CDS encoding ABC transporter ATP-binding protein — protein sequence MSKLVVVDALTKSYGDLVALDKVSLSVAEGQQVALLGLNGSGKTTLLRIAAGLLEATSGKLLIDGFQAGTHEARQAVSYIPDAPVLYDDLSVNEHLEYIARLHETEGWQAHADDLLSRLNLAHRAEDLPSTFSRGLRQKVSIALAFVRPFDVMLVDEPFVGLDVPGRAALLELLRTSAEDGAAIIVSTHQSEYLTQATRCVGLRDGKLIYDGKPTQKAEAEILA from the coding sequence ATGAGCAAGCTGGTGGTCGTCGATGCCCTGACCAAGTCCTACGGGGACCTGGTGGCGCTGGACAAGGTGTCGCTGTCGGTGGCCGAGGGCCAGCAGGTCGCCCTGCTGGGGCTGAACGGGTCGGGGAAGACCACCCTGCTGCGCATCGCCGCCGGCCTGCTGGAGGCGACGTCGGGCAAGCTGCTGATCGACGGCTTCCAGGCCGGCACGCACGAGGCCCGCCAGGCGGTGTCCTACATCCCCGATGCGCCCGTGCTGTACGACGACCTGAGCGTCAACGAGCACCTGGAGTACATCGCCCGGCTGCACGAGACCGAGGGCTGGCAGGCGCACGCCGACGACCTGCTTTCCCGGCTCAACCTCGCCCACCGGGCCGAGGACCTGCCGTCCACCTTCAGCCGGGGTCTGCGCCAGAAGGTGTCCATAGCCCTGGCATTCGTGCGCCCCTTCGACGTGATGCTGGTGGACGAGCCCTTCGTCGGCCTGGATGTGCCCGGCCGGGCGGCCCTCCTGGAGCTGCTGCGCACCTCAGCCGAGGACGGGGCGGCGATCATCGTGTCCACCCACCAGAGCGAGTACCTGACCCAGGCCACCCGCTGCGTCGGCCTGCGGGACGGGAAGCTGATCTACGACGGGAAGCCCACCCAGAAGGCCGAGGCCGAGATCCTGGCGTGA
- a CDS encoding cupredoxin domain-containing protein: protein MRTVVVALSLLALFGAGCTKTNTGLATPRESSRTTVGATPASTAVPLPTPSGPVTDKGHVDDTNQGANVSLEINAADNYFTPTFVEVAPGATVHVTVKDTGIGVHTFTIPGTNTNIILNPGQSGAATFTLPQTGFLTFICSYHQALGMQGAFYVP from the coding sequence ATGAGAACAGTTGTTGTTGCCCTGAGCCTGCTCGCATTGTTCGGTGCGGGCTGCACCAAGACCAATACAGGGCTGGCCACCCCGCGTGAGAGCTCCCGGACAACCGTCGGCGCCACACCCGCCAGCACTGCGGTGCCACTCCCGACCCCCAGTGGCCCGGTCACTGACAAGGGCCATGTTGACGACACCAATCAGGGAGCCAACGTCTCGCTGGAGATCAATGCCGCCGACAACTACTTCACCCCGACATTTGTTGAGGTAGCACCCGGTGCGACCGTCCATGTGACCGTCAAAGACACGGGAATAGGCGTTCACACCTTCACGATCCCCGGCACCAACACCAACATTATTCTCAATCCTGGCCAGTCCGGGGCCGCCACCTTCACGCTCCCCCAGACGGGATTCCTGACCTTCATCTGCTCCTATCACCAGGCACTCGGGATGCAGGGGGCGTTCTATGTCCCATAG
- a CDS encoding aldo/keto reductase — protein sequence MNRTVQLGDSDVPRIGLGTNRLTSTGANQAFIRAAAGEGLRHIDTAHLYQGGDSESAIGAAFGPDPDGVVVATKGGFRPGEGRPEVLRAQIEESLQRLGTDAIALYYLHRVDPQVALEESLGAIKECQDAGKVRHIGISEVSVEQIERAQAVAPIAAVQNHYNLSERKWDAVVDYCAGQGLVFVPYFPLHGRHPALARIAEAHGATETQIALAWLLHRSPTTLPIPGTLSVAHVRENLAALEIALSDEEYQALA from the coding sequence ATGAACCGGACCGTGCAACTCGGCGACAGCGACGTTCCCCGGATCGGCTTGGGCACCAACCGGCTCACCTCCACCGGGGCCAACCAGGCCTTTATCCGGGCGGCGGCAGGCGAAGGCCTGAGGCACATCGACACCGCCCACCTCTACCAGGGCGGGGACAGCGAGTCGGCCATCGGGGCAGCCTTCGGCCCGGACCCGGACGGCGTTGTGGTGGCCACCAAGGGCGGCTTCCGCCCCGGCGAGGGCCGGCCGGAGGTGTTGCGGGCCCAGATCGAGGAGAGCCTCCAGCGGCTCGGCACCGACGCGATCGCCCTGTACTACCTGCACCGGGTCGACCCGCAGGTCGCCCTCGAGGAGAGCCTCGGAGCGATCAAGGAGTGCCAGGACGCCGGCAAGGTCCGCCACATCGGGATCTCCGAGGTCAGCGTCGAGCAGATCGAGCGGGCACAGGCCGTGGCCCCGATCGCCGCGGTGCAGAACCACTACAACCTGTCGGAGCGCAAGTGGGATGCAGTCGTGGACTACTGCGCCGGCCAGGGACTCGTGTTCGTGCCCTACTTCCCGCTGCACGGGCGCCACCCGGCCCTCGCCCGCATCGCCGAGGCCCATGGGGCGACCGAGACCCAGATCGCCCTGGCGTGGCTGCTCCACCGCTCCCCCACCACCTTGCCGATCCCCGGCACGCTCTCGGTTGCGCACGTCCGGGAGAACCTGGCTGCCCTGGAGATCGCCTTGAGCGACGAGGAGTACCAGGCCCTGGCCTGA
- a CDS encoding tyrosinase family protein, which produces MSATAARLLTTAVPPSLVRVAPRVRPNVDAMSSTQLASFRQAFSGAMGVNDDRGFQHQAGIHGLPLPMYCTHGSPLFLPWHRAYLYFFELALQDQVAGVSLPWWDWTSAASHQHGLPAAYTDTSGNNPLTGSAINAQAVQQGPSVGIQHPPTHTNRSPSPVSELPTPADVTSVLALGDFLDFSTQVEQIHNNVHVWVGGTMSEIPLAAYDPVFWAHHTMIDRLWRLWQLKHPTAGVPSGLMNEALPPFPMTVSQTLSVTTLGYDYATAVARLPIPIAKLAQATFVPVPGPDPGPEVPGVTQVVEGGAAQ; this is translated from the coding sequence ATGAGCGCCACCGCCGCACGCCTGCTGACCACCGCCGTTCCCCCGTCCCTCGTCCGGGTCGCACCGCGGGTGCGCCCGAATGTCGACGCCATGAGCTCCACGCAGCTCGCCAGCTTCCGCCAGGCGTTCTCGGGTGCCATGGGCGTGAACGACGACCGTGGCTTCCAGCACCAGGCCGGCATCCACGGCCTGCCGCTGCCGATGTACTGCACCCACGGCAGCCCCCTGTTCCTGCCCTGGCACCGTGCCTACCTCTACTTCTTCGAGCTGGCCCTCCAGGACCAGGTGGCGGGTGTCAGCCTGCCCTGGTGGGACTGGACCAGTGCGGCCTCGCACCAGCACGGCCTCCCGGCGGCGTATACCGACACGTCAGGCAACAACCCGCTGACCGGGTCGGCGATCAACGCCCAGGCGGTGCAGCAGGGCCCCAGTGTCGGTATCCAGCACCCCCCGACCCACACGAACCGCTCGCCCAGCCCGGTATCCGAGCTGCCCACGCCCGCGGACGTCACCTCGGTGCTGGCCCTCGGCGACTTCCTCGACTTCTCCACGCAGGTGGAGCAGATCCACAACAACGTCCACGTCTGGGTGGGCGGAACGATGAGCGAGATCCCCCTGGCGGCCTACGACCCCGTCTTCTGGGCACATCACACCATGATCGACCGCCTCTGGCGGCTCTGGCAGCTGAAGCACCCCACGGCCGGGGTTCCGTCGGGCCTGATGAACGAGGCGCTGCCTCCGTTCCCGATGACCGTCAGCCAGACGCTATCGGTCACCACGCTGGGCTACGACTACGCCACGGCCGTCGCCCGGCTCCCGATCCCGATCGCCAAGCTGGCCCAGGCCACCTTCGTCCCGGTCCCCGGTCCCGACCCGGGCCCCGAGGTGCCCGGCGTGACCCAGGTTGTTGAAGGGGGTGCTGCGCAGTGA
- a CDS encoding molybdopterin-dependent oxidoreductase, which produces MTTQSGSPEAALPAADQTPGDVAGYRARLSQGGNAIDPETWAGSLPTAQGIGPRVRLGRDRWFNLLWLLPIGFVGLIVAVAVAQGLRHVPAVQRFIGRYPGMVASPDTRPGLPWWVDAQHFLNVFFMIFIIRAGIQILADHPRLYWTRHSTPGRDWFRFQRPVPTDPLWTAKQDSVGLPRHLGLPGLRHSIGLARWWHLGVDVLWLVNGAVFYLLLFATGQWRRIVPTTWKVFPSAASVLIQYLSLHWPIENGWAAYNGLQLLAYFITVFVAAPAALITGLGMAPALSTRLKSVSRRLSIQVARSLHFLVLCWFLFFIVVHVTLVFSTGLLHNLNHIYAVRNDASWVGFGVFCCSMVLLVVAWVAATPFTLRHPRVVQRVGFALVGPFQRLFEHVDASPGQYTERDLSPYFWHNGAFPTTAEYQRLFDGGFADWRLKIHGLVGNPVELTLDELRALEPHDQISQHFCIQGWSGIAKWSGVSMQTILELVRPAPEARWVVFYSLGDGPDGGLYYDAHPIEQMRYRLTMLAYEMNGQPLSYGHGAPLRLRNEIQLGFKQVKWLAGIEFVANFSEVGGGYGGYNPDHEFFGYRQSI; this is translated from the coding sequence ATGACCACCCAGTCCGGTAGCCCGGAGGCCGCACTGCCGGCCGCCGACCAGACTCCGGGCGACGTCGCCGGGTACCGGGCCCGTCTGTCGCAGGGCGGGAACGCCATCGACCCCGAGACCTGGGCGGGCTCGTTGCCGACTGCCCAGGGGATCGGCCCTCGGGTGCGCCTCGGGCGGGACCGGTGGTTCAACCTGCTGTGGCTGTTACCCATCGGCTTCGTGGGCCTGATCGTTGCCGTTGCGGTCGCCCAAGGCTTACGGCACGTGCCCGCGGTGCAGCGGTTCATTGGCCGCTACCCGGGGATGGTGGCCTCGCCGGACACCCGCCCCGGCCTGCCCTGGTGGGTGGATGCCCAGCACTTCCTCAACGTCTTCTTCATGATTTTCATTATCCGGGCGGGCATCCAAATCCTGGCCGATCACCCCCGGCTGTACTGGACCCGGCACAGCACCCCGGGCCGGGACTGGTTCCGCTTCCAGAGGCCGGTCCCGACCGACCCGCTCTGGACGGCAAAGCAGGACTCGGTCGGCCTGCCCCGCCATCTCGGCCTGCCCGGGCTCCGTCATTCGATCGGCCTTGCCCGCTGGTGGCATCTTGGGGTCGATGTGCTGTGGCTGGTCAACGGAGCTGTGTTCTACTTGCTGCTGTTTGCGACGGGCCAGTGGCGCCGGATCGTCCCGACCACATGGAAGGTGTTCCCAAGCGCTGCGTCCGTCCTGATCCAGTACCTCTCGCTGCACTGGCCGATCGAGAACGGCTGGGCGGCCTATAACGGCTTACAGCTCCTGGCTTACTTCATCACCGTGTTCGTGGCGGCTCCGGCCGCTCTCATCACCGGCCTGGGCATGGCCCCGGCGTTGTCTACCCGGTTGAAGTCCGTCAGCCGCCGGCTGTCGATCCAGGTCGCCCGCTCGCTGCATTTCCTCGTCCTGTGCTGGTTCCTGTTCTTCATCGTCGTCCACGTCACCCTGGTGTTCAGCACCGGCCTGCTGCACAACCTCAACCACATCTACGCCGTGCGCAACGATGCCAGCTGGGTCGGCTTCGGCGTCTTCTGTTGCTCCATGGTCCTCCTGGTGGTCGCCTGGGTCGCGGCCACCCCCTTCACCCTGCGCCATCCCCGGGTCGTGCAGCGAGTCGGCTTTGCCCTCGTGGGCCCGTTCCAGCGACTCTTCGAGCACGTCGACGCTAGTCCCGGCCAATACACCGAGAGGGACCTCTCCCCCTACTTCTGGCACAACGGCGCCTTCCCCACCACCGCGGAGTACCAGCGCCTGTTCGACGGGGGCTTTGCAGACTGGCGGCTCAAGATCCACGGCCTGGTCGGCAACCCGGTCGAGTTGACCCTCGATGAGCTCCGGGCGCTGGAGCCTCACGACCAGATCAGCCAGCACTTCTGCATCCAAGGCTGGTCGGGGATTGCGAAGTGGAGCGGCGTCTCCATGCAGACCATCCTCGAGCTGGTCCGTCCCGCTCCGGAGGCCCGCTGGGTAGTGTTCTACTCCCTGGGCGACGGTCCGGACGGAGGCTTGTACTACGACGCCCACCCGATCGAGCAGATGCGCTACCGCCTGACCATGCTTGCTTACGAGATGAACGGCCAGCCGCTGTCCTATGGCCACGGTGCTCCGCTGCGGCTGCGCAATGAGATCCAGCTCGGGTTCAAGCAGGTCAAGTGGCTAGCCGGGATCGAGTTCGTCGCCAACTTCTCGGAGGTCGGGGGTGGCTACGGCGGCTACAACCCGGACCACGAGTTCTTCGGCTACCGGCAGTCGATCTAG
- a CDS encoding ferredoxin reductase family protein, with amino-acid sequence MAQAASPPFHRPPTGIRSLASLPQPVREGLVFALVGVGGAVVLLLWWHDTLAASLTGLGAQLTAAGRITGLLGTYLVLVEVVLMGRVRWLDRLIGMDRLAVWHKRNGQYAISLLVAHTVLTIWGYALTDHASIPHETGVVVLSYPDVLMATAALGIFVAVGIASARAARRRLRFETWYFIHLYIYLAIALSFAHVFATGNDFVTYPANRALWIALYVIAFGNLLAYRVALPLRNALRHRLRVVNVVREAPGVVSIYIGGRHLDDLEVDAGQFFLWRFLTRQGWWQAHPFSLSAAPNGNWLRIMVKAAGDFTEDLQRVPVGTRVFAEGPYGAFTEARRTRRKVLLVGAGVGIAPLRAMLEILPARPGDLTLLYRARSDADLAFRHEIDQLAAITGAQVHYLVGPRRKRANSFDPATLKRLVPGIDRHDAYVCGPAGMRQQAIAGLRHAGIPRRHIHVEDFEL; translated from the coding sequence ATGGCACAGGCAGCGTCGCCCCCCTTTCACCGCCCGCCGACCGGCATCCGGTCGCTCGCCAGCCTGCCCCAGCCCGTGCGGGAAGGGTTGGTGTTCGCCCTGGTCGGCGTGGGTGGTGCCGTGGTGCTGCTGCTGTGGTGGCACGACACCCTGGCCGCCTCCCTGACCGGCCTCGGCGCCCAGCTCACCGCCGCGGGGCGGATCACGGGCCTGCTCGGCACCTACCTCGTCCTGGTGGAGGTGGTGCTCATGGGGCGGGTGCGGTGGCTGGACCGCCTCATCGGGATGGATCGCCTGGCGGTGTGGCACAAGCGCAACGGGCAGTACGCCATCTCGTTGCTGGTGGCGCACACGGTGCTCACCATCTGGGGCTACGCCTTGACCGACCACGCCTCGATCCCGCATGAGACCGGCGTCGTGGTCCTCAGCTATCCCGACGTCCTCATGGCCACCGCCGCCCTCGGCATCTTCGTGGCCGTCGGCATCGCCTCGGCCCGGGCGGCCCGCCGGCGTTTGCGCTTCGAGACCTGGTACTTCATCCACCTGTACATCTACCTGGCGATCGCCCTCTCCTTCGCCCACGTCTTCGCCACCGGCAACGACTTCGTCACCTACCCGGCCAACCGGGCCCTGTGGATCGCGCTGTACGTCATCGCCTTCGGCAACCTGCTCGCCTACCGGGTGGCCCTCCCGCTGCGTAACGCCCTTCGCCACCGGCTACGGGTGGTGAACGTCGTGCGCGAGGCCCCCGGCGTCGTCTCGATCTACATCGGCGGGCGCCATCTGGACGACCTCGAGGTGGATGCCGGCCAGTTCTTCCTGTGGCGCTTCCTCACCCGGCAAGGGTGGTGGCAGGCCCACCCGTTCTCCCTGTCGGCGGCACCGAACGGGAACTGGCTCCGGATCATGGTGAAGGCGGCCGGCGACTTCACCGAGGATCTGCAACGGGTACCCGTGGGCACCCGTGTCTTTGCCGAGGGTCCCTACGGGGCCTTCACCGAGGCCCGCCGCACCCGCCGGAAAGTGCTGCTGGTGGGCGCCGGCGTGGGCATCGCGCCCCTGCGGGCGATGCTGGAGATCCTGCCGGCCCGCCCCGGGGACCTGACCCTGCTCTACCGGGCCCGCTCCGACGCGGACCTGGCCTTCCGGCACGAGATCGACCAGCTGGCGGCGATCACCGGCGCCCAGGTGCACTACCTGGTGGGTCCCCGGCGCAAGCGGGCCAACAGCTTCGACCCGGCCACCCTGAAGAGGCTGGTGCCGGGGATCGACCGCCACGACGCCTACGTCTGCGGGCCTGCGGGCATGCGCCAACAGGCGATCGCCGGCCTCCGTCACGCCGGGATCCCCCGGCGCCATATCCACGTGGAGGATTTCGAGCTATGA
- a CDS encoding FAD:protein FMN transferase, giving the protein MGTVVTLDVRPFGPRTDPSPAVRRAFDWLHRVDAIFSTYRWDSEISRLERGDLDLAGASADVRSILARCEDLKARTGGYFDVRAVAGALDPSGLVKGWAAQQASAMLRANGVDRHCLNAGGDVAVCGGTRQHPWRVGIVHPLHPDALTTVVEITDGAVATSGTYERGHHIYDPHTNRPATALASVTIVGADLALADAYATAALAMGLAAPGWLAELAATEGYESYVIDAGGFAWWTPGFAGIAPGLPPAAGAATTGPPPTGREPPPERPWSAPPGR; this is encoded by the coding sequence ATGGGCACCGTCGTCACCCTCGACGTCCGCCCCTTCGGTCCCCGGACCGACCCCTCCCCCGCCGTGCGCCGGGCCTTCGACTGGCTCCACCGGGTGGACGCCATCTTCAGCACCTACCGCTGGGACAGCGAGATCAGCCGGTTGGAACGGGGCGACCTCGACCTCGCCGGCGCCAGCGCCGACGTCCGGTCGATCCTCGCCCGGTGCGAGGATCTCAAGGCCCGGACCGGCGGCTACTTCGACGTCCGGGCGGTCGCCGGCGCCCTCGACCCGTCGGGGCTGGTGAAGGGCTGGGCAGCCCAGCAGGCCTCGGCGATGCTGCGTGCCAACGGTGTCGACCGGCACTGCCTGAACGCGGGCGGCGATGTTGCCGTGTGTGGTGGGACCCGGCAGCACCCGTGGCGGGTGGGCATCGTCCACCCGCTGCACCCCGACGCCCTGACGACTGTGGTGGAGATCACCGACGGGGCGGTGGCCACAAGCGGCACCTACGAGCGCGGCCACCACATCTACGACCCGCACACCAACCGCCCCGCCACCGCGCTGGCCTCGGTCACCATCGTCGGGGCTGATCTGGCCCTGGCCGACGCCTACGCCACGGCTGCCCTGGCGATGGGTCTCGCCGCCCCCGGGTGGCTCGCCGAGCTGGCGGCCACCGAGGGCTACGAGAGCTACGTGATCGACGCCGGGGGCTTCGCCTGGTGGACGCCCGGGTTCGCCGGTATCGCCCCCGGGCTCCCCCCTGCGGCCGGTGCCGCTACGACAGGCCCGCCGCCGACCGGCAGGGAGCCACCACCTGAGCGACCTTGGTCAGCCCCGCCCGGGAGGTGA
- a CDS encoding FMN-binding protein — MRRALLVSLVTAVLVVGLLRYKTSSAPQSLRIAVGASPPAASASPTPGPDTEAPPPTTVAPPAPTAAAPPATAAHTVSGPVETNQFGPVQVVLTLQGSKITDVQTPELPTDRARSAYISSVAGPLLRREALAAQSAQIDTISGATYTSYSFAQSLQAALTKAGV, encoded by the coding sequence ATGAGACGTGCTCTCTTGGTCAGCCTGGTCACCGCCGTCCTGGTGGTGGGGCTGCTGCGCTACAAGACCTCCTCCGCCCCGCAGAGTCTCCGCATCGCAGTCGGGGCCTCGCCTCCGGCGGCGAGCGCCTCGCCCACCCCCGGCCCCGACACCGAGGCCCCCCCGCCGACCACGGTCGCACCGCCGGCCCCCACCGCCGCCGCCCCGCCGGCAACGGCAGCCCATACCGTCTCCGGCCCGGTCGAGACCAACCAGTTCGGCCCGGTGCAGGTGGTGCTCACCCTCCAGGGATCGAAGATCACCGACGTCCAGACCCCGGAGCTGCCCACCGACCGGGCCCGGTCGGCCTACATATCCTCGGTGGCCGGCCCGCTGCTGCGCCGGGAGGCGCTGGCCGCCCAGAGCGCCCAGATCGACACCATCTCGGGGGCCACCTACACCAGCTACTCCTTCGCCCAGTCCCTGCAGGCGGCACTCACGAAGGCGGGGGTCTGA
- a CDS encoding ArsR family transcriptional regulator has product MAISGPGPGTDPSIRRHHALGTASRAGLLDVLGRTPGGVDAKRAAAAVGLHHTTARWHLELLVHEGLARRRTEERSAPGRPRVLYEAIADEQVAQPSGYQLLARILSSYVATAQDPAATGKELGETWGRFLTDRPSPLERISADDALGRLLAQFATLGFQPELTSDGTGDHMLLHRCPFREVAAERPDLVCSIHLGLMRGALAELGAPVTVTKLLPFVEPSLCVSHLQRTA; this is encoded by the coding sequence GTGGCGATCTCCGGCCCAGGTCCAGGCACTGACCCCAGCATCCGGCGCCATCACGCGCTCGGGACGGCGAGCCGGGCCGGGCTCCTCGACGTCCTCGGGCGGACACCGGGCGGGGTCGATGCGAAGCGGGCCGCAGCCGCAGTCGGCCTGCATCACACCACCGCCCGCTGGCACCTTGAGCTGCTCGTTCACGAGGGCTTGGCCAGGCGGCGGACGGAGGAGCGGTCGGCGCCCGGCCGGCCCAGGGTGCTCTATGAAGCGATCGCAGATGAGCAGGTGGCGCAGCCCTCGGGCTACCAGCTGCTGGCACGGATCCTCTCCAGCTACGTTGCCACCGCTCAGGATCCCGCCGCCACCGGGAAGGAACTGGGGGAGACCTGGGGCCGCTTCCTGACCGACCGGCCCTCGCCGCTCGAGCGAATCTCCGCTGACGATGCCCTCGGCCGCCTGCTCGCCCAGTTCGCCACCTTGGGCTTTCAGCCCGAGCTGACGAGCGACGGGACCGGCGACCACATGCTGCTCCATCGGTGCCCCTTCCGGGAGGTCGCCGCCGAGCGTCCCGACCTGGTGTGCTCGATCCACCTCGGCTTGATGCGGGGAGCGCTGGCCGAGCTGGGCGCTCCCGTCACCGTCACCAAGCTTCTTCCCTTCGTTGAGCCCTCCCTGTGTGTGAGTCATCTGCAGCGGACGGCGTAA
- a CDS encoding ferredoxin family protein, with product MAYVICEPCIGVKDRACVDECPVDCIYEGPDQLFINPEECVDCDACLPACPVDAIYPADTVPAVWKRYITLNAQFFSDNPEASGGASESPFAPSEERGG from the coding sequence ATGGCCTATGTGATCTGTGAGCCGTGTATCGGCGTCAAGGACCGCGCCTGTGTCGACGAGTGCCCGGTCGACTGCATCTACGAAGGGCCGGATCAACTCTTCATCAACCCCGAGGAGTGCGTGGACTGCGATGCCTGCCTACCGGCCTGCCCGGTGGACGCCATCTACCCGGCAGACACCGTTCCCGCCGTCTGGAAACGCTACATCACCCTGAATGCGCAGTTCTTTTCCGACAACCCGGAGGCCAGCGGTGGTGCTTCGGAAAGTCCGTTCGCGCCGAGCGAGGAGCGCGGCGGCTAG
- a CDS encoding IPT/TIG domain-containing protein gives MSDNFEERLRAALHANVAGVEPPEGLWAQTQRRMTAALGPRHLAKQPRRTVVLAGAAAMIAVVAVAALARGHGLPTAAQHSPSPLVVDSVSPSPYPILVPPTPSPAASPPPVPSPSPAASPAPSPAPSPSPARSPSPGPKTSPRPSPAASPSPAAHQGPVVTAISPATGRVGGGTTVGIAGAGFSHGPATVMFGQSASPEVAVDSDGEIIAIAPPHAAGQVPVTVQVAGVPSNESGSALFTFVPGP, from the coding sequence ATGAGCGACAACTTCGAGGAGCGCCTGCGGGCGGCACTGCATGCCAACGTCGCCGGGGTGGAGCCCCCCGAGGGCCTGTGGGCGCAGACCCAGAGGCGGATGACCGCTGCCCTGGGGCCGCGCCACCTCGCCAAGCAGCCCCGGCGCACGGTGGTGCTGGCGGGGGCCGCAGCGATGATCGCCGTGGTGGCGGTCGCCGCCCTGGCCCGGGGGCATGGCTTACCGACCGCCGCCCAGCATTCGCCCTCACCGCTGGTTGTCGACTCGGTCTCGCCGTCGCCCTACCCGATCCTCGTCCCCCCCACCCCCTCGCCGGCGGCGAGCCCACCCCCGGTCCCCTCACCGAGCCCGGCTGCCAGTCCGGCGCCCTCGCCTGCTCCGTCGCCGAGCCCGGCCCGCTCACCGTCGCCCGGCCCGAAGACGTCCCCGCGCCCGTCCCCGGCGGCATCTCCGTCCCCTGCGGCGCACCAGGGTCCGGTCGTGACCGCGATCTCCCCCGCCACCGGGCGGGTCGGCGGCGGTACGACGGTCGGGATCGCCGGGGCCGGCTTCAGCCACGGGCCCGCCACCGTGATGTTCGGGCAGTCGGCCAGCCCCGAGGTGGCGGTGGACTCCGACGGCGAGATCATCGCCATCGCCCCGCCGCACGCGGCCGGACAGGTCCCGGTCACCGTGCAGGTGGCCGGCGTGCCGTCCAACGAGAGCGGGTCCGCCCTCTTCACCTTCGTGCCCGGCCCGTAG